A genomic segment from Bacteroidales bacterium encodes:
- a CDS encoding DUF349 domain-containing protein, producing the protein MAEEQLTTNPSEETTKAQIIEEVITDEPSSNEGPTLEIPDSAFPPPSVSEPDPEPEPEPEPDLEPEPEPIDALPDDDASSEVEPEPELILPEDAAEEPAVTVSDPEPLPESLVNPPEEQPAPEKAVEVPEEVPAPESLVESSSLPEQQEMTPAILVEDLQESVEEDEEEPEEEYAEVAVEADEESLKNINDLSREQLVELLEETVRETDINLIKTRVALIKVAFLRLSKEYKDQHIDKYIRETDEKTEHPVTEDPLDLRFDQAFETYKLNKAKYTEVQEQDKQKNLQEKLKILDDLKELINSEETLKKTYDQFRSLQDKWKEIGMVPKSEVNNLWQNYHFLVEKFFDKVKINKELKDLDLRKNLEAKVKICEKTEELLLETSILRSFKQLQKYHEEWKEIGPVAQDKKDEIWERFKTATDKINDRRREHYRKLQDEQEQNYATKLALCEKAEQIVTIRNNSLTDWQSTTQEISELLKIWKSIGPASKKINDKIWERFKSSLDAYFTEKKEYFGKVKDQQIHNFNLKLDLCVQAEALKNNTDWRKTTQDLIQLQKEWREIGPVPRKHSNRIWKRFRTACDEFFARKANYFSSIQKQEEENLQLKLSLIKKVQDYELMGNKSEDLQVIKEMQREWMEIGHVPLKEKDGLQNDFRAAINKHLDKLKVDAMEINTLSFKAHYESVRDVPDANRILGKERGTLVNKLSKLKEDIALWENNIGFLADSVNAQILKKEFEKKIENAKKEKAILEAKIRILNGQRS; encoded by the coding sequence ATGGCAGAAGAGCAGTTAACTACTAATCCTTCAGAGGAAACAACAAAAGCACAAATCATCGAAGAAGTCATTACCGATGAACCCTCTTCTAATGAAGGGCCAACCCTTGAGATACCTGATTCAGCGTTTCCCCCTCCATCCGTTTCTGAACCTGATCCAGAACCAGAACCAGAACCAGAACCAGATCTCGAACCGGAACCTGAACCGATCGATGCTCTCCCCGATGATGATGCATCATCGGAAGTTGAGCCAGAACCGGAACTGATCCTTCCGGAAGACGCTGCAGAAGAACCTGCAGTTACGGTTTCAGATCCGGAACCTTTACCTGAATCATTGGTTAATCCCCCGGAAGAACAACCAGCTCCTGAAAAGGCAGTGGAAGTGCCTGAGGAAGTACCGGCACCTGAATCGTTGGTTGAATCCTCTTCGCTGCCGGAACAACAGGAAATGACACCGGCTATCCTGGTGGAAGATCTCCAGGAATCCGTTGAAGAAGATGAAGAAGAGCCGGAAGAGGAATATGCTGAAGTAGCTGTTGAAGCTGATGAGGAATCCCTGAAAAACATCAATGATCTTTCCAGGGAGCAACTGGTGGAACTTCTTGAGGAAACGGTCAGGGAAACAGACATCAATCTAATAAAAACCCGCGTTGCCTTGATCAAAGTAGCCTTCCTGAGGCTGAGCAAAGAATACAAGGATCAACACATTGATAAATATATCCGGGAAACGGATGAAAAAACCGAACACCCGGTTACCGAAGACCCCCTCGACCTTCGTTTTGACCAGGCTTTTGAAACCTACAAACTCAACAAGGCCAAATATACCGAGGTCCAGGAGCAGGACAAACAGAAGAATCTCCAGGAAAAACTGAAGATCCTGGATGATCTGAAAGAATTGATCAACTCAGAGGAAACACTCAAGAAAACGTACGATCAGTTCAGATCGCTGCAGGATAAATGGAAGGAAATTGGCATGGTGCCAAAATCAGAGGTGAATAACCTCTGGCAGAATTACCACTTTTTAGTGGAAAAGTTTTTCGATAAGGTAAAGATCAACAAGGAATTAAAAGACCTGGATCTCCGGAAGAACCTGGAGGCGAAAGTAAAAATCTGCGAAAAAACAGAGGAATTGCTGCTGGAAACCTCTATCCTCAGGTCGTTTAAACAACTTCAGAAGTACCACGAAGAATGGAAAGAGATCGGCCCTGTCGCCCAGGACAAGAAGGATGAGATCTGGGAACGCTTCAAGACAGCCACAGACAAGATCAATGACCGCCGCAGGGAACATTACCGGAAACTCCAGGATGAACAAGAGCAAAACTATGCAACAAAACTTGCCTTGTGCGAAAAAGCTGAACAAATTGTCACGATCCGGAACAATTCACTGACCGATTGGCAAAGTACAACCCAGGAGATCTCCGAACTTCTGAAAATATGGAAATCGATCGGTCCTGCCAGTAAAAAAATAAACGACAAGATCTGGGAACGTTTTAAATCGTCCCTGGATGCCTATTTCACTGAAAAAAAGGAATATTTTGGCAAGGTCAAAGACCAGCAGATCCATAACTTTAACCTTAAACTGGACCTGTGTGTACAGGCGGAAGCACTGAAGAATAACACGGACTGGAGAAAGACAACGCAGGATCTGATACAGCTTCAGAAAGAGTGGAGAGAAATCGGCCCTGTGCCGCGTAAGCACTCAAACCGGATCTGGAAAAGATTCCGCACTGCCTGTGATGAATTCTTTGCCAGAAAAGCCAATTATTTTTCCTCCATTCAGAAGCAAGAAGAGGAAAACCTGCAACTGAAACTCAGCCTGATCAAAAAGGTACAGGATTATGAACTTATGGGGAATAAAAGCGAGGACTTGCAGGTGATCAAGGAAATGCAACGGGAATGGATGGAGATCGGCCACGTTCCGCTGAAAGAAAAGGACGGATTGCAGAATGATTTTCGTGCGGCGATCAACAAGCATCTGGATAAACTGAAGGTCGATGCCATGGAGATCAATACGCTCTCTTTCAAGGCGCATTACGAGTCGGTCAGGGATGTCCCGGATGCTAACCGTATTCTGGGCAAGGAAAGGGGAACACTGGTCAATAAACTCAGTAAACTGAAAGAAGATATCGCTCTTTGGGAAAATAACATCGGATTTTTAGCCGATTCCGTGAATGCCCAGATCCTTAAAAAAGAATTTGAGAAGAAAATTGAAAACGCCAAAAAGGAAAAGGCCATTCTGGAGGCAAAGATCAGGATTTTAAACGGGCAGCGGTCATAG
- a CDS encoding DUF4340 domain-containing protein, which yields MFKKLDYRILLVTLLILAAVFIITRTVRKDERTFRKELVSFAQDEITEILFTPDPVKKDQVRLQRQSEGVWKVYAGDKAFNADTAMISGMIRSLNNLKPFRVAAMNESKWNDFQVDDSTGIRVKLLRNSEEMADLVIGRFSYKPPEGQQSMYGQGQGQMTSYVRLYDEKEVYAVDGYLRMGFQPNVNSLRDKALVRAKRDDISRVTFSKPGTLSYTLERQGAGFTINGIPADSAASASYLSAITRLSSQDFLNDVPTGPASGYSVKIEGNNMLPVEIVAHTADTLNKYILTSSINPGTLFSGYGKSKLFEKIFVPVEKFVKKELVAPGI from the coding sequence ATGTTTAAAAAACTTGATTACCGTATTCTGCTGGTCACCCTGCTGATACTCGCCGCAGTTTTTATCATCACCAGAACCGTCAGAAAGGATGAGCGGACCTTCAGAAAGGAGCTGGTTTCATTTGCTCAGGATGAAATCACGGAGATACTCTTTACTCCTGATCCCGTAAAGAAAGACCAGGTACGGCTGCAGAGGCAGTCGGAGGGTGTCTGGAAGGTGTACGCGGGTGATAAAGCCTTCAATGCGGATACGGCCATGATCAGCGGAATGATCCGTTCGCTGAACAATCTGAAGCCCTTTCGTGTGGCTGCTATGAACGAATCGAAATGGAACGATTTTCAGGTGGATGACTCGACGGGGATCAGGGTCAAACTGTTGAGAAATTCAGAAGAAATGGCCGACCTGGTCATCGGCAGGTTCTCCTATAAGCCACCTGAGGGGCAGCAGTCGATGTACGGACAGGGTCAGGGCCAGATGACCTCCTATGTCCGGCTCTATGATGAGAAGGAAGTGTATGCAGTCGACGGGTACCTGCGGATGGGCTTTCAACCCAATGTCAACAGCCTGCGTGATAAGGCCCTTGTCAGAGCAAAACGGGATGACATTTCCCGGGTGACCTTTTCAAAACCGGGAACATTATCCTATACACTCGAGCGACAGGGTGCAGGATTCACCATCAATGGAATCCCGGCAGATTCCGCAGCATCGGCGAGCTATCTCTCGGCGATCACGCGGTTATCCAGCCAGGATTTCCTGAACGATGTGCCAACCGGACCTGCCTCGGGATATTCGGTCAAAATTGAAGGCAACAATATGCTCCCGGTCGAGATCGTTGCCCATACCGCTGATACCCTCAACAAATACATCCTGACTTCCAGCATCAACCCCGGAACGTTGTTCAGCGGTTACGGGAAAAGCAAGCTCTTCGAGAAGATCTTCGTTCCGGTGGAGAAATTTGTTAAAAAAGAACTGGTCGCTCCGGGGATCTGA
- a CDS encoding ABC transporter permease subunit, with protein MKKIWVITTKELSTFFDSLMAYIMLVLFLGFSGFFTWIYGADVFLVNQASLQSFFGIAYWTLFFFIPALTMRMMAEERRSGTIELLLTRPVSDWQVVAGKFLATFILILVALLLTLPYYITVSTLGPIDHGAVWTGYLGLLLMSGAYISIGLFASSVSSNQIVGFLLALFIGIFFHIIFEVLGANISGFFGNLFSYLSMSTHYESIARGVIDTKDLIYFFSIIFLGLIATEAVLSKRNIAEN; from the coding sequence ATGAAAAAAATCTGGGTGATTACAACCAAAGAGCTGAGCACCTTCTTTGACTCGCTGATGGCATATATCATGCTGGTCCTTTTCCTGGGATTCAGCGGTTTCTTTACGTGGATCTATGGTGCGGATGTTTTTCTTGTCAACCAGGCAAGCCTGCAGTCTTTTTTTGGAATAGCCTACTGGACACTGTTCTTCTTCATACCGGCACTGACCATGCGCATGATGGCCGAGGAACGACGGTCAGGCACCATTGAGCTGTTGTTGACACGTCCTGTGAGCGACTGGCAGGTGGTCGCCGGAAAGTTCCTGGCAACTTTCATCCTGATCCTGGTCGCCCTGCTTTTGACATTACCGTACTACATAACGGTTTCAACCCTCGGCCCGATCGATCATGGTGCCGTCTGGACGGGTTACCTTGGACTTTTGTTGATGAGTGGCGCCTATATAAGCATCGGTTTGTTTGCCAGCAGCGTTTCATCCAACCAGATCGTGGGTTTTCTGCTTGCACTGTTTATCGGGATTTTCTTTCATATCATCTTTGAAGTGCTGGGCGCAAACATTTCCGGATTCTTCGGAAACCTGTTCTCTTACCTGAGCATGTCAACACATTATGAATCCATTGCCCGGGGCGTCATTGACACCAAGGACCTGATCTATTTTTTCAGCATCATATTCCTTGGCCTGATTGCAACGGAGGCAGTCTTATCCAAACGTAACATCGCGGAAAACTAA
- a CDS encoding Gldg family protein, with translation MKKTRKSFLYQILLIAGVVLLINILADSYFVRLDLTSDNRYTLSKATKNILRNLDAPVTVTAYFTEDLPPQMVKVKKDFKELLIEYASISKGNVVYEFIDPARDDQTEVKAQQQGIQPVLINAREKDQIKQQKAYLGAVVQMGEEADVIPFLQQGSAMEFALSSSIKKLSVQDKPVIGLMQGHGEPSMGAMPQVMGQLSILNSIEPVYLNDSSDALLNYKTIAIVAPADSFPASHLNQLDAFLARGGNLYIALNRVLADFNTLNGSVVNTGLETWLRSKGLNVGEDFIVDAQCQSVGVRQQQGMYSITTPVRFPYLPIITKFADHPITAGIESVVFPFLSSIQYTGDTSVSFTPLAYTSDKSGTRSAPLYLDFQRNWAQDDFPMSAITVAGVLEGRIAGNAFSRIILITDGDFAVNGEGNQAQQIQQDNVNLMVNSMDYLSDDTGLIELRTKGVTSRPLDQIDDGKKSMLKYVNFLLPIVLIVIFGILRMQRNRNLRVKRMEEGYV, from the coding sequence ATGAAAAAAACGAGAAAATCATTCCTTTATCAGATCCTGTTGATCGCAGGTGTTGTGCTTCTGATCAATATTCTGGCAGATAGCTATTTTGTGCGGCTCGACCTGACATCCGATAACCGGTACACGCTCAGCAAAGCCACCAAAAACATCCTCAGGAACCTGGACGCCCCTGTGACGGTGACGGCCTATTTCACCGAAGATCTGCCTCCTCAGATGGTAAAGGTGAAAAAGGATTTCAAGGAGCTGCTCATCGAGTATGCCAGCATCTCGAAAGGAAATGTGGTATACGAATTCATTGATCCGGCCAGGGATGACCAGACAGAAGTGAAAGCCCAGCAGCAGGGCATACAGCCGGTATTGATCAATGCCCGGGAAAAAGACCAGATCAAGCAGCAGAAGGCTTACCTGGGGGCAGTGGTGCAAATGGGGGAAGAAGCAGATGTTATCCCTTTCCTGCAGCAGGGATCGGCCATGGAGTTTGCACTCTCTTCCAGCATCAAGAAGTTGTCGGTACAGGATAAACCGGTGATCGGGCTGATGCAGGGCCACGGCGAACCTTCGATGGGCGCCATGCCGCAGGTGATGGGTCAGCTGAGCATTCTCAACAGCATCGAACCCGTTTACCTGAATGATTCGAGCGATGCCCTGCTTAATTACAAAACCATCGCGATCGTTGCACCGGCGGATTCATTTCCTGCCAGTCATCTGAACCAGCTGGATGCTTTCCTTGCCAGGGGAGGCAATCTGTACATCGCGCTGAACAGAGTTCTTGCAGATTTCAATACCCTGAACGGATCTGTGGTGAATACGGGCCTGGAAACATGGCTTCGCAGTAAAGGCCTGAATGTCGGGGAAGATTTTATCGTGGATGCACAGTGTCAGTCGGTTGGTGTACGACAGCAGCAGGGGATGTACAGCATAACAACCCCGGTGAGGTTTCCCTACCTCCCCATCATCACTAAGTTTGCTGATCATCCGATCACAGCAGGGATTGAATCCGTTGTTTTCCCGTTCCTCAGTTCTATCCAATATACAGGGGATACATCGGTGTCGTTCACTCCGCTCGCTTACACAAGCGACAAATCGGGAACCCGGTCAGCGCCTTTGTACCTGGATTTTCAGCGTAACTGGGCTCAGGATGATTTTCCGATGTCGGCCATCACCGTTGCAGGTGTGCTGGAGGGACGAATTGCCGGCAACGCCTTTTCGCGGATCATTCTGATCACCGACGGAGATTTTGCCGTGAACGGAGAGGGAAACCAGGCCCAGCAGATCCAGCAGGATAATGTGAACCTGATGGTCAACTCCATGGATTACCTGTCGGATGATACCGGCCTGATCGAACTCCGTACTAAAGGAGTGACCTCACGGCCGCTGGATCAGATTGATGACGGCAAGAAAAGTATGCTGAAATATGTCAATTTTCTGTTGCCTATTGTGCTTATCGTGATTTTTGGGATTCTCCGGATGCAACGCAACCGGAACCTGCGTGTTAAAAGAATGGAGGAAGGCTATGTTTAA
- a CDS encoding AsmA-like C-terminal region-containing protein, producing MKRFFKIVLIAVAVLMLLLLILPVIFKGHLIEFTKKQANNRLNATMSFTGGHVILLKSFPLLTLELDTFIIAGKEQFADDTLINTPSLTVGFDLMSLFGQQYEIVKIKMQDPSILLKVTENGEVNWDILKEDEKAGDAAENLAAAEESASYVLQMRRVDLLNAHLVYLDKSVDMLLEASRMNLTFSGDYTVDQTDLTARAKMDEFSLTYADLPVLQKVKTDLSSVIHADFINEKYTFSQSIVLLNEIPVAIEGYWAEPNEQVEMDLSFKTGKRGFKEFLSLVPAIYAKDYDKVSASGDLSIDGFIRGRYTEESFPSFGLKIDISEGMFHYPDLPASVSNILLKASVDNPGGTMDNTVIVVDPLHLVLAGNPVSANLSVRHPVSDPDIQAALKGKIDLETIQKVYPLDPGQDFAGVVSADVAIKGKVSDFQSTNFKNIHASGTMEATGVTIHPSAESQAVRISKAFLELRPEKIQVTDLALSYGASDITAKGYLENYIPYLLDGDLLTGQFSTSSKFMDIDSLIADLSPSGAGQQGKAPDTATLVFNVPSNIDFSLYSTCEKLNYNAASVENVEGWLSLQNQEVRIRDLKMDLLGGSIALDGLYSAVVPGQAGVQLSLKLLGFDVQQSYNSLQMIHAFAPVAQKTKGSFSAGLSLSAKLNDRLRPVLSSLSSTGNLSSSKVVIEDLQIFNQIAETLKIEKLKNATIDALNFSFELLEGKAHVRQFPFKMGSIGAVLSGYTSLDQEINLILALEIPRSEFGTHFNEVMDDLASQIQKTGMDLELVSKVNVDVIIGGTLTRPTIKIGLKEAMGNIVEEIKSQVEEELQEKKEEMEAKLMEEAGNYIAKVDAEAQQLIQEAEKRANEVKSLARQSADRIRQEADSTAVKLVEEGKKNGKIAELAAVAAADQMKKEAGKQANRLVEEADTRADAIIREARDQASRMKQEARVKFGLAD from the coding sequence ATGAAAAGATTTTTTAAAATCGTCCTGATCGCAGTTGCGGTTCTGATGCTATTACTGCTCATCCTTCCCGTGATCTTTAAGGGACATTTGATCGAGTTTACAAAAAAACAGGCCAACAACAGGCTTAACGCCACCATGTCCTTTACGGGCGGACACGTGATTCTGCTGAAGAGTTTCCCGCTCCTGACCCTGGAGCTGGATACATTCATCATCGCAGGAAAAGAGCAGTTTGCAGATGACACCCTGATCAATACACCTTCATTGACAGTGGGCTTTGACCTGATGAGCCTGTTCGGTCAGCAGTATGAAATTGTGAAGATCAAAATGCAAGACCCTTCCATTCTGCTTAAAGTTACGGAAAACGGAGAGGTGAACTGGGATATCCTGAAAGAGGATGAAAAAGCAGGAGACGCTGCGGAGAACCTGGCTGCCGCTGAGGAAAGTGCTTCTTACGTACTGCAAATGCGACGGGTCGATCTTTTGAATGCACACCTGGTCTATCTGGACAAAAGTGTGGATATGCTTCTTGAAGCCAGTCGGATGAACCTGACCTTTTCGGGCGATTATACGGTAGATCAAACCGATCTGACAGCCCGGGCGAAAATGGATGAGTTTTCCCTCACCTATGCGGATCTTCCCGTCCTGCAAAAAGTTAAAACCGATCTGTCGTCGGTCATCCATGCCGATTTCATCAACGAAAAATACACCTTCAGCCAGTCAATCGTTTTGCTGAATGAAATCCCGGTCGCCATTGAGGGCTACTGGGCAGAACCGAATGAACAGGTTGAAATGGATCTTAGCTTCAAAACCGGAAAACGCGGTTTCAAGGAATTTCTTTCGCTGGTCCCGGCCATTTATGCGAAAGATTATGATAAGGTCAGCGCATCAGGCGATCTTTCAATCGATGGATTTATCCGCGGCCGGTACACGGAAGAATCATTTCCATCCTTTGGCCTGAAGATAGACATTTCAGAGGGAATGTTTCATTACCCGGATCTCCCGGCGAGCGTTTCCAATATCCTGCTGAAAGCTTCTGTTGACAATCCTGGCGGAACCATGGACAATACGGTCATAGTGGTTGATCCACTGCACCTTGTCCTTGCCGGTAATCCGGTCAGTGCAAACCTGTCGGTCCGTCATCCGGTATCGGATCCTGACATCCAGGCGGCATTGAAGGGAAAGATTGACCTGGAAACCATCCAAAAAGTATATCCTCTTGATCCAGGGCAGGATTTTGCGGGTGTTGTTTCAGCGGATGTCGCAATAAAAGGTAAAGTGTCGGACTTTCAGAGTACGAATTTCAAGAACATCCACGCCAGCGGTACCATGGAAGCAACAGGTGTTACGATCCATCCTTCTGCTGAAAGTCAGGCTGTCCGGATTTCGAAAGCATTTCTTGAATTACGGCCCGAAAAGATACAGGTCACCGACCTGGCATTGAGTTACGGGGCCAGCGACATCACGGCAAAAGGGTATCTTGAAAATTACATACCCTATCTTCTTGATGGAGACTTGCTGACAGGACAGTTCAGTACATCCTCCAAATTTATGGATATCGATTCTCTCATCGCCGACCTGTCGCCTTCAGGTGCGGGACAGCAGGGAAAAGCTCCTGATACAGCCACCCTGGTTTTCAATGTGCCGTCCAATATTGATTTTTCGCTGTATTCCACCTGTGAAAAATTAAATTACAATGCTGCAAGCGTTGAGAACGTAGAAGGCTGGCTTAGCCTTCAGAACCAGGAAGTCAGGATCAGGGATCTGAAAATGGATCTGCTGGGAGGATCCATTGCACTGGACGGGCTTTACTCTGCAGTTGTACCCGGGCAGGCAGGTGTTCAGCTCTCCCTGAAATTGCTGGGATTTGATGTTCAGCAGTCCTATAATTCCCTGCAGATGATCCACGCATTTGCACCGGTAGCGCAAAAAACAAAAGGCAGCTTTTCCGCTGGTCTGTCACTTTCAGCCAAACTGAACGACAGATTAAGGCCGGTTTTGAGCAGCCTGTCCAGTACGGGAAACCTGTCGTCATCCAAAGTGGTGATCGAAGACCTGCAGATCTTTAATCAGATCGCGGAAACACTCAAAATTGAAAAGCTGAAAAATGCGACCATTGATGCCCTGAATTTTTCATTTGAACTCCTGGAAGGAAAAGCCCACGTAAGGCAGTTTCCCTTTAAAATGGGATCCATCGGGGCTGTCCTGAGCGGTTATACATCCCTGGATCAGGAGATCAACCTGATACTGGCCCTTGAGATCCCCCGATCAGAATTCGGTACCCATTTCAACGAAGTGATGGACGACCTGGCCAGTCAGATCCAGAAAACCGGAATGGACCTGGAACTGGTCAGTAAGGTCAACGTGGATGTGATCATTGGCGGAACACTTACCCGCCCTACGATTAAAATCGGGTTGAAGGAAGCCATGGGAAACATCGTGGAGGAGATCAAATCGCAGGTGGAGGAGGAGCTGCAGGAAAAGAAGGAAGAAATGGAAGCGAAACTCATGGAAGAAGCTGGTAACTACATTGCCAAAGTTGACGCTGAAGCACAGCAGCTTATTCAGGAAGCGGAAAAACGGGCCAATGAGGTAAAATCGCTGGCACGCCAGTCGGCCGACCGGATCCGCCAGGAGGCTGATTCCACCGCTGTGAAGCTGGTGGAGGAGGGGAAGAAAAATGGAAAAATTGCTGAACTTGCTGCGGTCGCTGCAGCGGATCAGATGAAGAAGGAAGCCGGCAAACAGGCAAACCGGCTGGTTGAAGAAGCTGACACCAGGGCAGATGCCATCATCCGGGAAGCCCGCGATCAAGCCAGCAGAATGAAGCAGGAAGCCCGGGTGAAATTTGGTCTAGCTGACTGA
- a CDS encoding DNA alkylation repair protein, whose product MTQEVLLNEIILYCRQHANDDIVKKYSRYFKNGYQAYGLTQDLLYAKVDEILQKPEMSMDLVIGTGRLLVRLPEYELTSFAALLLRHYHKHFTRSTFEVIGEWFETGINNWAHCDVICSEIIALFYKKGLITYLDLASWKTAENKFQRRAVPVSMIKLLKTHPNFNELFQFIDSLMMDKEREVHQGLGWFLREAWKKNPDDTEKFLLKWKDAAPRLIFQYATEKMTPDGKLRFRKEK is encoded by the coding sequence ATGACACAGGAAGTGCTCTTAAATGAAATCATCCTCTATTGCCGTCAGCACGCAAACGATGACATTGTCAAAAAGTACTCCCGCTATTTTAAAAACGGATATCAGGCTTATGGCCTTACCCAGGATCTGCTCTACGCCAAAGTGGATGAGATCCTTCAAAAACCGGAAATGTCGATGGATCTGGTGATTGGAACAGGCCGCTTGCTGGTCAGATTACCCGAGTACGAACTGACCAGTTTTGCAGCGCTTCTTTTACGTCATTACCATAAACATTTTACGCGTTCCACCTTCGAGGTCATCGGCGAATGGTTCGAGACCGGCATCAACAACTGGGCTCATTGTGACGTCATCTGCAGTGAAATCATTGCCCTCTTTTACAAAAAAGGCCTGATCACCTATCTTGACCTGGCTTCCTGGAAAACAGCAGAAAACAAATTCCAGCGGAGGGCAGTGCCCGTTTCGATGATCAAGCTGCTGAAAACGCATCCCAACTTCAATGAACTTTTTCAATTCATCGATTCCCTGATGATGGACAAAGAAAGGGAAGTACACCAGGGACTGGGTTGGTTTTTGCGTGAAGCCTGGAAGAAAAATCCCGACGACACAGAAAAATTCCTGTTGAAATGGAAAGATGCAGCTCCGCGACTGATCTTTCAGTATGCCACCGAAAAGATGACCCCGGATGGAAAACTGAGGTTCAGAAAAGAAAAATAA
- a CDS encoding ATP-binding cassette domain-containing protein encodes MDIIVENFTKKYGTQKAVDNISFVVKAGEVLGFLGPNGAGKTTTMKAITTFFAPTSGDIRLGNVSVRENPEEIKKHIGYLPENNPLYSDLPVIDYLKFVAGLYLIPKSKVKEKILEMVTLCGLEGEKHKKIGELSKGYKQRVGLAQALIHDPDVLILDEPTAGLDPNQIVEIRELIKKIGKQKTVILSSHILAEVEATCDRILIINRGRIVADGTPATLRQRAQGNEVLKVTIEGGDRNEVFKALREMPSVEMVDLVRDESNGFEIHSQHDHSSRKAVFQLCVRNKWFLTEMTPYQTKLEDVFRELTMN; translated from the coding sequence ATGGATATTATCGTTGAAAATTTTACCAAAAAATACGGAACCCAGAAAGCAGTCGATAATATTTCCTTTGTGGTCAAGGCAGGAGAGGTGCTTGGCTTTCTGGGACCAAACGGAGCGGGTAAGACGACCACGATGAAGGCCATCACGACCTTTTTTGCTCCGACATCGGGTGATATCCGTCTTGGCAACGTATCGGTCAGGGAGAATCCTGAGGAAATCAAGAAGCATATCGGCTATCTTCCCGAAAACAATCCCCTTTATTCCGATCTTCCGGTGATCGATTATCTGAAGTTTGTGGCGGGTCTTTACCTGATCCCCAAGTCGAAGGTAAAGGAGAAGATCCTTGAGATGGTCACGCTGTGCGGGCTCGAAGGAGAGAAACACAAAAAGATCGGTGAGCTTTCCAAGGGATACAAGCAGCGGGTCGGCCTTGCCCAGGCGCTGATCCATGACCCGGATGTGCTCATACTGGATGAGCCTACGGCCGGGCTGGATCCAAACCAGATCGTCGAGATCCGTGAACTGATCAAAAAAATAGGGAAACAGAAAACGGTCATTCTCAGCTCGCATATTTTGGCGGAGGTGGAGGCCACCTGCGACAGGATCCTGATCATCAACAGGGGAAGGATCGTTGCCGACGGTACCCCGGCCACCCTTCGGCAACGTGCACAGGGTAACGAGGTCCTTAAGGTGACCATTGAAGGCGGAGATCGTAACGAAGTGTTTAAGGCACTCAGAGAAATGCCTTCTGTTGAAATGGTGGATCTGGTCAGGGATGAAAGCAATGGATTCGAGATTCACAGCCAACATGATCATTCCTCCCGAAAGGCTGTCTTCCAGCTATGCGTCAGGAATAAATGGTTCCTGACGGAAATGACCCCCTACCAGACCAAACTGGAAGATGTGTTCCGCGAACTGACCATGAACTGA